Proteins from a genomic interval of Erwinia sp. SLM-02:
- the pdxY gene encoding pyridoxal kinase PdxY, whose translation MKNILSIQSHTVFGHAGNSAAEFPMRRMGANVWPLNTVQFSNHTQYGHWTGTVMPATHLTDIARGINDIDRLKTCDAVLSGYLGSAEQGEQILEIVRMVKAANPNAWYFCDPVMGHPEKGCIVAPGVAEFHRLSALPASDIIAPNLLELEILSGRSVSSVEEAVTVSRELIAQGPKVVLVKHLARAGYRSDRFEMLLITADEAWHISRPLIDFGVRQPVGVGDLSSGLLLVDLLHGLSLQQSLEHVTAAVYEVMLKTHQMGEYELQLVAAQNAIAEPVQHFDAVKL comes from the coding sequence ATGAAAAATATTCTCTCCATTCAGTCCCATACGGTATTTGGCCACGCCGGCAACAGTGCGGCGGAATTTCCTATGCGCCGCATGGGCGCAAACGTTTGGCCGCTCAATACCGTGCAGTTTTCCAACCACACTCAGTACGGTCACTGGACCGGCACGGTGATGCCCGCGACGCATCTTACCGATATTGCGCGTGGAATTAACGATATCGACCGTCTGAAAACCTGTGATGCGGTGCTGAGCGGCTATCTGGGTTCTGCCGAGCAGGGCGAACAGATTCTGGAAATCGTTCGTATGGTGAAGGCCGCCAACCCCAACGCCTGGTACTTCTGCGATCCGGTCATGGGCCACCCGGAAAAGGGCTGCATCGTCGCTCCCGGCGTAGCGGAGTTTCATCGGCTTTCCGCCCTGCCGGCCAGCGATATTATTGCGCCGAACCTGCTTGAGCTGGAAATTCTCAGCGGCCGCAGCGTGTCCAGCGTGGAAGAGGCGGTGACAGTGTCACGCGAGCTGATTGCCCAGGGGCCGAAAGTGGTGCTGGTGAAGCATCTCGCCCGTGCGGGATATCGCAGCGATCGTTTTGAAATGCTGCTGATTACCGCCGACGAGGCGTGGCATATCAGCCGTCCGCTGATCGACTTTGGCGTCCGTCAGCCGGTGGGCGTGGGCGATCTGAGCAGCGGGCTGCTGCTGGTGGACCTGCTGCACGGCCTGTCGCTGCAGCAGTCGCTGGAGCACGTTACCGCCGCGGTGTATGAAGTGATGCTGAAAACCCATCAGATGGGCGAGTACGAACTGCAGCTGGTGGCGGCGCAGAACGCAATCGCGGAACCGGTGCAGCATTTTGACGCGGTGAAGCTGTAG
- the nth gene encoding endonuclease III translates to MNKDKRLQILTRLRDNDPHPTTELMFNTPFELLIAVLLSAQATDVSVNKATAKLYPVANTPAAMLALGVDGIKEYIKTIGLFNTKAENVIKTCRILQEQHGGEVPENREALEALPGVGRKTANVVLNTAFGWPTIAVDTHIFRVCNRTRFAPGKNVEQVEEKLLKVVPKEFKVDCHHWLILHGRYTCVARKPRCGSCLIEDLCEFPEKVEI, encoded by the coding sequence GTGAATAAAGATAAGCGCCTGCAAATTCTGACCCGCCTGCGGGATAACGACCCGCATCCTACAACCGAGCTGATGTTCAACACCCCTTTTGAACTGCTGATCGCCGTGCTGCTCTCGGCACAGGCGACCGACGTCAGCGTCAACAAGGCGACCGCGAAGCTTTACCCGGTGGCCAATACGCCGGCGGCGATGCTGGCGCTGGGCGTGGACGGGATAAAAGAGTACATCAAGACCATCGGCCTGTTTAACACCAAGGCCGAGAACGTGATTAAAACCTGCCGGATCCTGCAGGAGCAACACGGTGGCGAAGTGCCGGAAAACCGCGAGGCGCTGGAGGCTCTGCCCGGCGTGGGCCGCAAAACCGCGAATGTGGTACTGAACACCGCGTTTGGCTGGCCGACGATTGCGGTGGATACCCATATCTTCCGCGTCTGTAACCGGACCCGCTTTGCGCCGGGTAAAAACGTGGAGCAGGTCGAAGAGAAGCTGCTGAAAGTGGTGCCGAAAGAGTTCAAGGTAGACTGTCACCACTGGCTGATCCTGCACGGTCGCTACACCTGCGTGGCGCGTAAGCCGCGCTGCGGATCCTGCCTGATTGAGGATCTGTGTGAGTTTCCGGAAAAGGTGGAAATCTAA
- a CDS encoding electron transport complex subunit E, whose protein sequence is MSEAKTLLIGGLWKNNSALVQLLGLCPLLAVTSTATNALGLGLATTLVLTLTNSGISMSRRWVPSEIRIPIYVMIIAAVVSCVQMLINAYAYGLYQSLGIFIPLIVTNCIVVGRAEAVASKSSIPLSALDGAAIGLGATSVMVVLGSIREIIGNGTIFNGADQLLGPWAKVMRVEVIHFDSPMLLAMLPPGAFIGLGMLLAAKYLIDNKMKQRAALKAEKEAQTTLPDGKMAQ, encoded by the coding sequence ATGAGTGAAGCTAAAACCCTGCTGATCGGCGGGCTGTGGAAGAATAACTCGGCGCTGGTTCAGCTGCTGGGCCTTTGCCCGCTGCTGGCCGTGACCTCAACCGCCACCAACGCCCTCGGGCTGGGTCTGGCGACCACGCTGGTGCTGACCCTGACCAACAGCGGCATTTCGATGTCCCGCCGCTGGGTGCCGTCGGAAATTCGTATCCCGATTTACGTGATGATTATCGCTGCCGTGGTGAGCTGCGTGCAGATGCTGATTAACGCCTACGCCTATGGACTGTATCAGTCGTTGGGGATTTTCATCCCGCTGATCGTCACCAACTGTATCGTGGTGGGTCGCGCGGAGGCCGTGGCGTCGAAAAGCAGCATTCCGCTTTCCGCGCTTGACGGGGCCGCTATCGGTCTGGGGGCCACCAGCGTAATGGTGGTGCTGGGGTCGATTCGTGAAATCATCGGCAACGGCACCATTTTTAACGGTGCCGATCAGCTGCTGGGTCCGTGGGCTAAGGTCATGCGCGTTGAGGTGATCCACTTTGATTCCCCCATGCTGCTGGCGATGCTGCCGCCGGGGGCGTTTATCGGCCTTGGCATGCTGCTGGCGGCCAAATACCTGATTGATAATAAAATGAAACAGCGCGCCGCCCTGAAAGCTGAGAAAGAAGCACAGACGACGCTGCCGGATGGAAAAATGGCTCAGTGA
- the gstA gene encoding glutathione transferase GstA, protein MKLFCKPGACSLSPHIVLRETGIDFTLVTVDLQTKKTEQGEDYLQINPKGQVPALQLNDGSLLTEGVAIVQYLADLKSDRQLLAPCGSLNRYHTLEWLNYIATELHKGFSPLFRPNTPDEFKASTRELLEKKFSYVNSELKDKQWLMGLRFTVADAYLFTVTRWAHALKLDLTGLDALQSWFDRVAERPAVAAALKAEGLV, encoded by the coding sequence ATGAAGCTGTTCTGTAAACCCGGCGCCTGTTCGCTGTCCCCCCACATTGTGCTGCGCGAAACCGGCATCGATTTCACCCTCGTTACGGTCGATCTACAGACCAAAAAGACCGAACAAGGCGAGGACTATCTGCAGATCAACCCTAAAGGACAGGTCCCTGCTCTGCAGCTGAACGACGGTTCGCTGCTGACCGAAGGCGTGGCCATTGTGCAGTACCTGGCCGATCTCAAAAGCGACCGTCAGCTGCTGGCACCCTGTGGCAGCCTGAACCGCTACCACACCCTGGAGTGGCTGAACTACATCGCTACGGAACTGCATAAAGGGTTCAGCCCGCTGTTCCGCCCCAATACCCCGGACGAATTCAAGGCAAGCACGCGGGAGCTGCTGGAGAAGAAGTTCAGCTACGTGAACAGCGAACTGAAAGATAAGCAGTGGCTGATGGGTCTGCGCTTTACCGTGGCGGATGCCTACCTGTTTACCGTAACCCGCTGGGCGCACGCGCTGAAGTTGGATCTGACCGGTCTGGATGCGCTGCAAAGCTGGTTTGACCGCGTGGCTGAACGCCCTGCTGTCGCGGCTGCCCTGAAGGCGGAAGGCCTGGTCTGA
- the dtpA gene encoding dipeptide/tripeptide permease DtpA, translating to MSTANKHPEAASLNAFKQPKAFYLIFSVELWERFGFYGLQAIMAGYLVNTLGMSEAQSVTLFASFSALVYGMVAIGGWLGDKVLGTKRVIVLGTIVLAAGYGLIAWSGHNVAMVYLGMATIAVGNGLFKANPSSLLSTCYAKDDPRLDGAFTMYYMSINIGSFFSMLATPVLAAKFGWSVAFALSFVGMLITLVNFLLFRKTVKDYGSKPDFAPLQVGKLLATLAGVVVLIGVAYWLLHNQGIARLVLAVIAIGIVMVFAKEALALKGVARRKMILAFVLMLQAVVFFVLYMQMPTSLNFFAIRNVEHSILGIAFEPQQYQALNPLWIMVFSPLLAAIYNKMGDRLPMPHKFALGMVLCSAAFLVLPLGVSFASEQGIVPVSWLILSYALQSVGELMISGLGLAMVAQLVPQRLMGFIMGSWFLTTAGAAMIAGNVASMMAIPSDITNPLESLHIYGDVFMKIGIVTGIIAVLMLLTASRLNRMTQEGKPAAENVTA from the coding sequence GTGTCTACTGCAAACAAACATCCCGAGGCGGCAAGCCTCAACGCTTTTAAACAACCGAAAGCGTTCTATCTGATCTTCTCCGTTGAGCTTTGGGAGCGATTCGGTTTTTACGGCCTGCAGGCTATTATGGCCGGCTATCTGGTCAACACGCTGGGTATGTCCGAAGCGCAGTCCGTAACGCTGTTTGCGTCCTTCAGTGCGCTGGTTTACGGCATGGTCGCTATCGGCGGCTGGCTGGGTGACAAAGTGCTGGGCACCAAACGCGTGATTGTGCTGGGGACGATTGTGCTCGCCGCAGGTTACGGGCTGATTGCCTGGTCCGGGCATAATGTCGCGATGGTCTATCTCGGCATGGCCACCATCGCGGTGGGGAATGGCCTGTTTAAAGCCAACCCCTCTTCGCTGCTGTCTACCTGCTATGCGAAGGACGATCCGCGTCTTGATGGCGCATTCACCATGTACTACATGTCGATCAACATTGGTTCGTTCTTCTCCATGCTCGCCACGCCGGTACTGGCGGCGAAGTTTGGCTGGAGCGTGGCCTTTGCCCTCTCCTTCGTCGGCATGCTGATCACCCTGGTGAACTTCCTGCTGTTCCGTAAAACGGTAAAGGACTACGGTTCCAAGCCTGACTTTGCGCCGCTGCAGGTGGGTAAGCTGCTGGCAACGCTGGCCGGCGTAGTCGTACTGATCGGCGTGGCGTACTGGCTGCTGCACAACCAGGGCATTGCCCGCCTGGTACTGGCGGTTATCGCCATCGGTATCGTGATGGTATTTGCTAAAGAAGCGCTGGCGCTGAAAGGCGTTGCACGCCGTAAGATGATCCTCGCCTTTGTGCTGATGCTGCAGGCGGTGGTGTTCTTTGTGCTGTACATGCAGATGCCTACCTCCCTGAACTTCTTCGCCATCCGCAACGTGGAACACAGCATTCTGGGTATCGCCTTCGAGCCGCAGCAGTACCAGGCGCTGAATCCGCTGTGGATCATGGTATTCAGCCCGCTGCTGGCCGCGATCTATAACAAAATGGGCGACCGCCTGCCGATGCCGCACAAGTTTGCGCTGGGTATGGTGCTGTGTTCCGCCGCGTTCCTGGTCCTGCCGCTGGGCGTGTCCTTCGCCAGCGAACAGGGTATTGTTCCGGTCAGCTGGTTGATTCTGAGCTATGCGCTGCAGAGCGTGGGCGAACTGATGATCTCCGGTCTGGGCCTGGCCATGGTGGCGCAGCTGGTCCCGCAGCGTCTGATGGGCTTTATCATGGGTTCCTGGTTCCTCACCACCGCCGGTGCGGCGATGATTGCCGGTAACGTTGCCAGCATGATGGCTATTCCGTCCGATATCACCAATCCTCTGGAATCGCTGCATATCTACGGTGACGTGTTTATGAAGATTGGTATTGTCACCGGGATTATTGCCGTGCTGATGCTGCTGACGGCATCGCGCCTGAATCGCATGACGCAGGAAGGCAAGCCCGCTGCTGAAAACGTCACGGCCTGA
- the rsxG gene encoding electron transport complex subunit RsxG, whose amino-acid sequence MLDAIRKNGVTLAVFAAVTTGMTAVINTVTKPTIEHQTALQQKVLLDQVVPTELYNNSIQKECYIVSSPALGNGSPHHLYVARMDDKPVAVAIETTAPDGYSGAIQMVVGANFTGTVYGTRVVEHHETPGLGDKIELRISDWINSFNGRKVTGADDTHFAVKKDGGDFDQFTGATITPRAVVNAVKRTTLYIETLSGQISSLPTCGDANE is encoded by the coding sequence ATGCTGGATGCGATTCGTAAAAACGGCGTGACGCTGGCGGTATTCGCCGCCGTTACCACCGGTATGACCGCGGTGATTAACACGGTCACCAAGCCGACTATTGAGCATCAAACGGCGCTGCAGCAGAAGGTGCTGCTGGACCAGGTGGTGCCGACCGAACTGTATAACAACTCGATTCAGAAAGAGTGCTATATCGTCAGCAGCCCGGCGCTGGGCAACGGTTCGCCCCATCACCTTTATGTGGCGCGTATGGATGATAAGCCGGTCGCTGTCGCCATTGAGACAACCGCGCCGGACGGTTATTCCGGGGCGATTCAGATGGTGGTCGGGGCCAATTTCACCGGCACGGTTTACGGCACCCGCGTTGTTGAGCACCATGAAACGCCGGGGCTGGGCGATAAAATCGAACTGCGTATCTCCGACTGGATCAACAGCTTCAACGGCAGGAAGGTTACCGGCGCGGACGACACGCATTTTGCGGTGAAAAAAGACGGCGGTGATTTCGATCAGTTTACCGGTGCGACCATCACCCCGCGTGCGGTGGTGAATGCAGTGAAGCGCACGACGTTGTATATTGAAACCTTATCCGGGCAGATTTCCTCGCTGCCAACCTGTGGAGATGCCAATGAGTGA
- the tyrS gene encoding tyrosine--tRNA ligase, giving the protein MASSNLIKQLQERGLVAQVTDEDALGEKLAQGQISLYCGFDPTADSLHLGHLVPLLCLKRFQDAGHRPVALVGGATGLIGDPSFKATERQLNTTDTVNEWVEKIRHQVAPFLDFDCGDNSAIAANNYDWFGGMNVLTFLRDIGKHFSVNQMINREAVKQRLNRDDQGISFTEFSYNLLQGYDFAALNERHDVVLQIGGSDQWGNITSGIDLTRRLHQNQVFGLTVPLITKSDGTKFGKTEGGAVWLDPKKTSPYKFYQFWINTADADVYRFLKFFTFMSIEEINALEEEDKNSGKAPRAQYVLAEQVTGLVHGAEGLAAAKRITDSLFSGALSDLNEQDLAQLAQDGMPTAELEAGQDLQQALVNAELAPSRGQARKLIDAKSISLNGTLQTNAEYVPGEDDRLFGHYTLLRRGKKNYSLICWK; this is encoded by the coding sequence ATGGCCAGCAGTAACCTGATCAAACAATTGCAAGAGCGGGGCCTGGTAGCCCAGGTAACGGATGAGGACGCGTTAGGAGAAAAACTGGCGCAGGGCCAAATCTCTCTTTATTGCGGCTTCGATCCCACCGCAGACAGCTTGCACTTGGGGCATCTGGTACCGTTACTCTGCCTGAAGCGCTTTCAGGATGCCGGTCACCGACCGGTGGCGCTGGTGGGTGGGGCAACCGGTCTGATCGGCGACCCGAGCTTTAAAGCAACTGAGCGTCAGCTGAACACCACCGATACCGTTAACGAGTGGGTAGAGAAAATCCGTCATCAGGTCGCGCCGTTCCTCGACTTTGACTGCGGTGATAACAGCGCGATTGCCGCCAATAACTACGACTGGTTCGGCGGCATGAACGTGCTGACCTTCCTGCGCGATATTGGTAAACACTTCTCCGTTAACCAGATGATTAACCGTGAAGCCGTCAAACAGCGCCTGAACCGCGACGATCAGGGCATCTCGTTCACCGAGTTCTCCTACAACCTGCTGCAGGGCTACGATTTTGCCGCCCTGAACGAGCGCCACGACGTGGTGCTGCAGATTGGCGGCTCCGATCAGTGGGGTAACATCACCTCCGGCATCGATTTAACCCGTCGTCTGCACCAGAACCAGGTCTTTGGTCTGACCGTTCCGCTGATCACCAAATCTGACGGCACCAAGTTCGGTAAAACCGAGGGCGGCGCGGTCTGGCTCGATCCGAAGAAAACCAGTCCGTACAAATTCTACCAGTTCTGGATCAACACCGCCGATGCGGACGTTTATCGCTTCCTCAAGTTCTTCACCTTTATGAGCATTGAAGAGATCAACGCCCTGGAAGAAGAAGACAAGAACAGCGGTAAAGCCCCACGGGCGCAGTACGTGCTGGCAGAGCAGGTGACCGGACTGGTACACGGCGCTGAAGGCCTGGCGGCAGCAAAACGCATTACCGACAGCCTGTTTTCCGGTGCGCTGAGCGACCTGAACGAGCAGGATCTGGCGCAGCTGGCGCAGGACGGTATGCCAACCGCCGAACTGGAAGCGGGACAGGATCTGCAGCAGGCGCTGGTTAACGCCGAGCTGGCTCCGTCACGTGGGCAGGCGCGCAAGCTGATTGATGCGAAATCCATCAGCCTCAACGGCACGCTGCAAACCAACGCGGAATATGTGCCGGGCGAAGACGATCGCCTGTTCGGTCATTACACGCTGCTGCGTCGCGGCAAAAAGAATTACAGCTTAATCTGCTGGAAATAA